Genomic segment of Apium graveolens cultivar Ventura chromosome 7, ASM990537v1, whole genome shotgun sequence:
TTTTTACTAaattttttattcatatttttgtGTGAGGATGTTGAAAAAATATAAAAGTCGGGCACTTGATTAAATTAAAAGAAGTGAAAAAACTGATAATTATTTAAGTTGTGTTTGTACCTATTTGTTTAACGATATCATATGTTTTCTGTGACGTAAAAGATGTGAGTCCGGGTAGCAATTTGACGAAACCATTCTTTTGGTGAAAAAAGATTTCAACAATTTATCAAAGTTTAACCACTATTTTGAAAATAAGTACGAAGAACAACCATCATTCTATAATTTACGCTTTAAAGGTGAAGACTCAACGGGAGTTGACGACATCCATTTTTTTGAAATCCGGAATAAAAAGTTAGccatttttttgaaaatttgaaaatttgGCAAATATTTTGAAAATCGATGTGAAATGCGGCCACCCCTCTGTAATATAAAAGAAACAAACACTATATCATGCTAGATAGTGCTCATAAATAATGACACATACCTCAGACCCTTGTCTACGTAAAATAGACTTGGACGATAATATTTCCTTCAGTACTAAGTCGCCTTGGTCCTTCCTTTCCACTTGCACAGCGTTTTCTATGGTAAACGGGTAGGCATCAACTCCAAAGTGTGCAAAGATGTGCAAGGCAAACAAGCTGACAGAAAGATGCTTATCGCCCTTAAGAATAACTAGATCACATGCTCCAGACGAAAGATACGGTTCCTTAAGGTTATTATGGAAAACTTTATGCAAGTAGCGACACTTATTACCCGGTAGATGGTACCAAGGGATACTACGTTCGAGATGGCTGCATCCGGCTCTGATCCATGACCAGGAGGAATGGTACGATGTGATGATGGGAATTAAGACAAAATCATCTTTCTTATCCTCACAGATACGTTTCAACTCCTCAAGGATAATACGAGATGGATATGGGTTCAGCATGTAAAGACCCACGGTCTTATTTATTAAGTCGGATGTAGGTACCTGCAAATATACACCAACATGAATGGAGTCAGCCACAACATACATGGGAATGGAAATGCGAAATACATGTAACGTACTAGAATGATCAATCAAGCGAAATGGAAAATGTTAACTTGCCTCGTCTCCTTTCGTAGAAATTACATGAGCACCCAAAATATCAGGCAATGTAACTTGTTTGCGGTCAATGATTTGAGAACGGAGATTGGCAGCATCCATATCTAGTTCCTGAATCTTTTTATGGGTAAAAGGAAAGCCTTTGACACCATAAGCATTGATGTTGGTTCTGGCATTGTAAAGACACAAAGATCCGTTGTCGTCAAAAAGAAGAAAACACGCCCGGCCAGGAAAGTCAAACTCCTCTGCAAAGACATTGATGGTGCTCTCATCCTTTGGTGAGACAGCAAGCCATGGCCTATAGAACTGATTAGAGAACGCGCCCTTGTCATCACCAAGCCAAACAAAGACAATCTCAAGCTCAGATGTGCCATATCTGCCATAGACTTGGTAAGTTTCAATCAAGTCGGGTATGATTTCTGGCCAAGTGACTTCCACATTGTCGTAATCTCTTAAGAGATGGAGAATAACATATTTTTCCCGAAGATCTTTAACCTCAACCTGAGAGGGGAACACAGAATAACAAATCAGAGAATTCGGAATCCTAGCTTTTGACAAATTCAATTTCAACAACAATTTCATCCAATTTGGCGACTTCAACAATTGATTCATTCCAATTTTAACAACAATGACAATGAACAAGaataaaatttacaaataatTCCTCTAAAACGAATAACAATTAAAACTTACAACAATTAAAAATATAGAATCGTCAATTAGCATTAAACTTTACCTTACGGCCTTTGCTTGTGTAGAGATATTTTGTATTCGCTGCACCGAAGAGATCAAATAGGTTAGTGTTGCCAAGTTTGTCATACCCCCATGGATGACTTTTATTTAAGAGAATATCCCTAACTGAGCTCTTTGTAATTTCTCTTTCCGGTGGTGGTGGTTGATATTTACGCTTGCAATCCCGATTCTTTGCATGTTTAATCGTTTTCTTCCATTGGGCCATATATCTTTCTGTAAGACTCATTGCCGATTTCTCAAAACCCTAATTGTGGACAAGATTGGTCACAACAGGCTATATGGggattgtatatatatatatgggttcTGTTCAGTGCATGTTTAGCaagtttcttttatttttctttttgtgAAACAATACAAAATAGATTACGTTCAATCATcgatatattaattatttatatttatatttatatttataaaaataaattataaaaaataattattatatattatttagattaatgaagttaaaatatttacatattattttgtatttattatattattgaaGTATTTAAAATTTCGAtagttaaattttttaaaagtGTAGGTCATTTCGCTGAGAGGGTGTGTATATGCGGATGATTTGCTattgttttttttatttaataattatattgttatgttataatttgaattactaaaattaattttggaagtgtttgGTTCCATATGAAAGTGGTAAGAAAAAAGTTGAGTGCGATtaaaattaagttggataataatgcatcgagtttgtagttatgctagatacataattttatttttttaattaaatattatttgtttaaactttattttggaaggtACATACTGTTTAGCATATAACTAGTGTATAACCAGTACGATGCACAGACTGATTATAACAtatgtaattttattattttaatattttataaaaataaataataaaaaataataataatatattattgagattaatgaagttaaaatatttacgtattattttatatatattatattattgaagtcttcaaaatttagatagttaaaatcttaaaaagtcaTTCGCTGAGCGGGTGCACAGGCTGTTGTAAAGTGGAAGTTTTGAATAACAATGATGTATGTGGATGATTTGCTattgtttttttaatattttcttgatttaataattattttattatgttataatttgaattactaaaattaattttgaaagtgtttggtggtaagaaagaagttgagtgcgattaaaattaagttggataataattcatagagtttgtagttatgttagagacataattttatttttttaattaaatattattcgTTTAAACTTTTTTTTGGAAGGGGTTAACATACggttaaccaaccgaccaaacgaaaccatgtttcgcgtatagtataaatataattataaatcatcaatatctttatcttCTTTATATATAAAGGAAAACGCGAGTTCCAAAATCGTCTAAAAATTATTTCTCTATTTTTATAGAGCCCCTAAATTTTAActcaataaaattaaattttcttTTATATATTTGAATTAATAGGGAAGgtaataaatatttagaaatcaatcctatttagaatttatttattcaaattaaataggaaagatattaaatatttagaagtcaatCCTATATAGAATTTATTTACTCCAATTAATAgggaagataataaatatttagaagtcaatcctatttagaatttagaatttgtttattcaaattaaataggaaaaataataaatatttagaagtcaatCCTATATAGAATTTATTTACTCAAATTAATAGGGAAGCTAATATATATTTAGAAGACAATCCTATTCagaatttatttaaattttaactttTACTCAACTAACTTAAATCATAATTTCCTATTTAAATTTGAAGTTGTATATAAAGAAGTATATACATTTGAATTAATAGGAAAGATAATAAACATTTAGAAACAAATCCTGATAGGGAATAAAAATAACCCTAATT
This window contains:
- the LOC141672673 gene encoding putative nucleoredoxin 1; this encodes MSLTERYMAQWKKTIKHAKNRDCKRKYQPPPPEREITKSSVRDILLNKSHPWGYDKLGNTNLFDLFGAANTKYLYTSKGRKVEVKDLREKYVILHLLRDYDNVEVTWPEIIPDLIETYQVYGRYGTSELEIVFVWLGDDKGAFSNQFYRPWLAVSPKDESTINVFAEEFDFPGRACFLLFDDNGSLCLYNARTNINAYGVKGFPFTHKKIQELDMDAANLRSQIIDRKQVTLPDILGAHVISTKGDEVPTSDLINKTVGLYMLNPYPSRIILEELKRICEDKKDDFVLIPIITSYHSSWSWIRAGCSHLERSIPWYHLPGNKCRYLHKVFHNNLKEPYLSSGACDLVILKGDKHLSVSLFALHIFAHFGVDAYPFTIENAVQVERKDQGDLVLKEILSSKSILRRQGSEEVINVSELDGKHVLLLFGTHGCKSESFVSTMKNLYVDKERRRHDANFEIIYIHLDISLESTSFSSTVIEMPWVVHSSEPEVAVSLFECVFPMSAHLPAIAAFGVNGHLETKGSDLASNDKLVSQYPPFIQADMYDEVYQELKDQHGWDLENLFYSLAETEISSLKFRQIYG